The following are from one region of the Streptomyces decoyicus genome:
- the cseB gene encoding two-component system response regulator CseB — MTDVLLVEDDPLLREATQLSLERYGYQVRTAADGHAGLAQFRDRAPDVALLDVMLPRLDGVSVVRRIREVSRLPVLMLSARTDPVDVVLGLEAGADDYLTKPYDVPVLVARIRAALRRTADFPETGPREEPTLLQFGDLTVDTASMDIHRAGRLLELTPTERRLVLEFAAEPGIVLSRTTLLERVWDYACGGDPRVVDVHVQRLRAKIGHGRIVTVRGFGYKLAP; from the coding sequence ATGACCGATGTGCTGCTCGTGGAGGACGACCCCCTGCTGCGTGAGGCCACCCAACTGTCCCTGGAACGCTACGGATACCAGGTGCGCACGGCCGCCGACGGGCACGCCGGGCTCGCACAGTTCCGCGACCGCGCCCCCGATGTCGCCCTCCTGGACGTCATGCTGCCGCGCCTCGACGGGGTCAGCGTGGTGCGCCGCATCCGTGAGGTGAGCCGGCTGCCCGTGCTGATGCTGTCCGCCCGCACCGATCCGGTGGATGTCGTCCTCGGCCTCGAAGCGGGCGCCGACGACTACCTCACCAAGCCGTACGACGTACCGGTGCTGGTCGCCCGCATACGTGCGGCGCTGCGCCGCACCGCGGACTTCCCCGAGACCGGCCCGCGGGAGGAACCGACGCTGCTGCAGTTCGGCGACCTCACGGTGGACACCGCGTCCATGGACATCCACCGGGCCGGCCGGCTGCTCGAACTCACTCCCACCGAGCGCAGGTTGGTGCTCGAATTCGCGGCCGAGCCCGGCATCGTGCTCTCGCGGACCACGCTGCTGGAACGCGTATGGGACTACGCGTGCGGCGGCGACCCCCGTGTCGTCGACGTCCATGTGCAGCGGCTGCGCGCCAAGATCGGCCACGGCCGGATCGTGACCGTCCGCGGCTTCGGCTACAAGCTCGCGCCCTGA
- a CDS encoding sensor histidine kinase — MVDDRRALRRRRRWGGTAAAAMLLPAAISPPGAWLPAVLAALALVIAVLPWPMRRISLDRAAGGVALLSLAADSVSFGKAGLALLWLPFETVALLVLLERVVRHVPGPRAGVAGALTGTAAILLPLRHTLHAPHLGLKEAVFMAALAFFPTAGAAGVGLYLRALDTRRAHAVALARREQRLEVARDLHDFVAHEVTGIVLEAQAAQLDDDPGPVDHRALLHRIEQAGLRALDSMDRTVATLREADGRTWDEPPPTRLHGLADLPELLGHFSSLATAEVALSVEDEVAGALSREAEDTAYRVVLEALTNVRRHAPQAGRVEVFAGRTADRAVEVLVADTAGPGSPAGTRRGGGTGLAGLAERVSALGGALEAGPYAQGWRVRCLLPAPAVR, encoded by the coding sequence ATGGTGGACGACAGACGTGCCCTGAGAAGACGCCGCCGATGGGGCGGGACGGCCGCCGCGGCGATGCTGCTTCCCGCCGCCATCTCGCCACCCGGCGCCTGGCTGCCGGCGGTCCTGGCGGCGCTGGCGCTGGTCATAGCGGTCCTGCCCTGGCCGATGCGCCGGATCTCCCTCGACCGGGCGGCGGGCGGCGTCGCGCTGCTCTCCCTCGCCGCGGACTCCGTCTCGTTCGGGAAGGCCGGCCTGGCCCTCCTCTGGCTCCCGTTCGAGACGGTCGCGCTGCTCGTCCTCCTGGAGCGGGTGGTACGCCATGTGCCCGGCCCCCGGGCCGGCGTCGCCGGTGCCCTGACCGGCACGGCCGCGATCCTGCTGCCCCTGCGCCACACCCTGCACGCCCCGCACCTCGGGCTCAAGGAAGCGGTCTTCATGGCCGCACTGGCCTTCTTCCCCACCGCGGGTGCGGCAGGCGTCGGGCTCTATCTGCGGGCGCTGGACACCCGCCGGGCACATGCCGTGGCGCTGGCCCGGCGCGAGCAGCGGCTCGAAGTCGCCCGCGATCTGCATGACTTCGTGGCGCACGAGGTCACCGGCATCGTCCTGGAGGCACAGGCGGCCCAGCTGGACGACGATCCCGGCCCCGTGGACCACCGGGCGCTGCTGCACCGGATCGAGCAGGCCGGGCTGCGGGCACTGGACTCCATGGACCGGACGGTGGCGACGCTGCGCGAGGCGGACGGGCGCACATGGGACGAGCCGCCGCCCACCCGGCTCCACGGTCTGGCCGATCTGCCCGAACTCCTCGGCCATTTCTCCTCCTTGGCCACCGCCGAGGTCGCGCTGTCCGTGGAGGACGAGGTGGCCGGCGCCCTCTCACGGGAGGCCGAGGACACCGCGTACCGGGTGGTGCTGGAGGCGCTGACCAACGTACGGCGGCATGCGCCGCAGGCCGGCCGGGTCGAGGTGTTCGCGGGACGGACCGCCGACCGGGCCGTGGAGGTCTTGGTCGCCGACACCGCGGGGCCGGGGTCGCCCGCCGGCACCCGCCGGGGCGGCGGCACCGGCCTCGCGGGCCTCGCCGAGCGGGTCAGCGCCCTCGGCGGCGCGCTGGAGGCGGGCCCGTACGCGCAGGGGTGGCGGGTCAGATGCCTGCTGCCGGCGCCCGCCGTCCGCTGA
- a CDS encoding response regulator: MTIRLLIADDQEMVRRGIRRIVERQPDMEVVGEAANGVDAVELGRTLKPDVALVDIRMPRMDGLEVTRRLADPAAAAPVRIVIVTTFDLDEYVYPALRFGASGFLLKRSGPTLLVEAVRAAMAGDSLISPSITVRLLRHVTGPTAGRRPRHRDAVLTEREVEIAGKVAEGKTNADIAAELFISAGTVKTHVASIQRKLQVRNRVGIAVRAWELGYATGRTPG; the protein is encoded by the coding sequence GTGACGATTCGCTTGCTGATCGCCGACGATCAGGAGATGGTCCGCCGGGGAATACGCCGCATCGTGGAGCGCCAGCCCGACATGGAAGTGGTCGGCGAGGCGGCAAACGGTGTGGACGCGGTGGAGTTGGGACGCACCCTGAAGCCGGATGTCGCGTTGGTGGACATCCGGATGCCGCGCATGGACGGCCTGGAGGTGACCCGCAGGCTGGCCGACCCCGCGGCGGCCGCCCCGGTCCGGATCGTCATCGTGACGACCTTCGACCTCGACGAATATGTCTATCCCGCGCTGCGCTTCGGCGCCTCGGGCTTTCTGCTCAAGCGCTCGGGGCCGACGCTGCTGGTCGAGGCGGTCCGGGCGGCAATGGCCGGCGACAGCCTGATCAGCCCGTCGATCACGGTCCGGCTGCTCCGGCATGTCACCGGCCCCACGGCCGGCCGCCGCCCCCGCCACCGCGATGCGGTGCTGACCGAGCGGGAGGTGGAGATCGCCGGAAAGGTCGCGGAGGGAAAGACCAATGCCGATATCGCTGCCGAGTTGTTCATCTCCGCGGGCACGGTCAAGACCCATGTCGCCAGCATTCAGCGCAAGCTTCAGGTCCGCAACCGGGTCGGGATCGCCGTACGGGCCTGGGAGTTGGGGTACGCGACCGGGCGGACACCGGGCTGA
- a CDS encoding glycerophosphodiester phosphodiesterase, whose amino-acid sequence MLRRSLRIPAAGVAYLVAAAVSSSAMASGPEEYADVAVSSGTRAGPGTAATLVIAHRGASRYAPENTLAAVDAAHRRGFIWVENDVQRTKDGRLVVVHDTTLKRTTDAAKVFPGRAPWRVGDFTAAEIARLDAGSWFGKRFAGERVPTLAAYLRRLDQNGQRLLLEIKAPERYPGIEAQVIRELRARGWLDRAHVRSRLVVQSFCVPCVKAVHERAPQIRTGILGAPGIGKLAGYARFADQINPRVSALSSRWLTAVHRLRGPHGRPLEVYAWDVAKNTSARSVRARGVEGVIE is encoded by the coding sequence ATGCTTCGGAGATCGCTGCGGATCCCCGCGGCGGGCGTCGCCTATCTGGTGGCGGCCGCGGTGTCGTCGTCCGCGATGGCGTCCGGCCCGGAGGAGTACGCGGATGTCGCCGTCAGCAGCGGGACGCGGGCCGGCCCCGGCACCGCGGCCACGCTGGTGATAGCCCACCGCGGCGCCTCCCGTTACGCCCCTGAGAACACCCTCGCCGCCGTCGATGCCGCGCACCGCCGCGGATTCATATGGGTCGAGAACGATGTGCAGCGCACCAAGGACGGCCGGCTGGTGGTGGTGCACGACACCACGCTGAAGCGGACGACCGATGCCGCGAAGGTGTTTCCCGGGCGGGCGCCATGGCGGGTGGGGGACTTCACGGCTGCCGAGATCGCGCGGCTGGATGCCGGCAGCTGGTTCGGCAAGCGGTTCGCGGGGGAGCGGGTGCCGACGCTCGCCGCCTATCTACGCCGTCTGGACCAAAACGGGCAACGCCTTTTGCTGGAGATCAAGGCTCCTGAGAGGTATCCCGGAATCGAGGCGCAGGTCATCCGCGAACTACGGGCACGAGGGTGGCTGGATCGCGCCCATGTCCGGAGCCGGCTGGTGGTCCAGAGCTTCTGTGTGCCGTGCGTAAAGGCCGTGCACGAGAGGGCGCCACAGATACGTACGGGGATTCTCGGGGCGCCCGGGATAGGCAAACTGGCGGGTTATGCGCGGTTCGCGGATCAGATCAACCCTCGTGTGTCCGCGCTCAGTTCGCGTTGGCTGACGGCCGTGCACCGACTGCGGGGCCCGCACGGGCGCCCGTTGGAGGTCTATGCGTGGGACGTGGCGAAGAACACCAGCGCCCGGTCGGTGAGAGCGCGCGGTGTCGAAGGTGTTATTGAATAG
- a CDS encoding acyltransferase family protein, producing MTNDFPSYGERRVPLPPPRQTPHDTLNPAGAPAGAGGATATLAPPTATAPGPATARQRAAPGGASHARPRGHAKGRGAERAKNAGAADAKAKPRDAFFDNAKYLAIVLVAMGHSWEPLRDGSRSAAALYITVYAFHMPAFIIISGYFSRSFDMRKDRLQRLITGVAVPYILFEVAYTLFKRWADDDPGYPISLMDPWYLTWFLAALFIWRLTTPLWKIVRWPVPLALAVAVLASLSPDIGDDLDLQRVLQFLPFFVIGLSLRPEHFKLVRRKKARILAVPVFAAALVFAYWAAPRMNAAWFYHRDAAQELAAPWWSGAVMTPAMFGCSLVLVACFFAWIPGRTMWCTALGAGTLYGYLLHGFLAKGSRFWNWYDAPWMHTPWGAVLLTLAAGTVITVLCTPPVQRAFRFAMEPKMTWAFKKDPVGMARGRN from the coding sequence TTGACGAACGATTTTCCGTCGTACGGCGAACGGCGGGTGCCACTCCCTCCGCCACGGCAGACGCCGCATGACACGCTGAATCCGGCGGGCGCACCGGCCGGGGCCGGCGGTGCGACGGCGACGCTGGCGCCGCCGACTGCGACTGCGCCCGGACCGGCGACTGCCCGTCAGCGGGCGGCCCCGGGCGGCGCCTCGCATGCCAGGCCCCGGGGCCACGCCAAGGGCCGGGGCGCGGAACGGGCCAAGAATGCCGGTGCGGCCGACGCCAAGGCGAAGCCCCGCGATGCTTTCTTCGACAACGCGAAGTATCTGGCCATCGTGCTCGTGGCGATGGGCCACTCCTGGGAGCCGCTGCGCGACGGCAGCCGGTCGGCGGCGGCGCTCTACATCACCGTCTACGCCTTCCACATGCCGGCGTTCATCATCATCTCCGGTTATTTCTCGCGCAGTTTCGATATGCGCAAGGACCGGCTCCAGCGGCTGATTACCGGAGTTGCGGTTCCTTACATCCTCTTCGAAGTCGCCTACACGCTCTTCAAGAGGTGGGCGGACGACGATCCGGGTTATCCGATCAGCCTGATGGACCCCTGGTATCTGACGTGGTTCCTGGCCGCCCTGTTCATCTGGCGGCTGACCACCCCGCTGTGGAAGATCGTGCGCTGGCCGGTGCCGCTGGCCCTGGCCGTCGCCGTGCTCGCGTCCCTCTCCCCGGACATCGGCGATGACCTGGACCTCCAGCGGGTGCTCCAGTTCCTGCCGTTCTTCGTGATCGGGCTGTCGCTGCGGCCGGAGCACTTCAAGCTCGTACGCCGCAAGAAGGCGCGGATCCTGGCCGTGCCGGTCTTCGCGGCCGCGCTGGTCTTCGCCTACTGGGCGGCGCCGCGGATGAACGCCGCGTGGTTCTACCACCGCGACGCCGCGCAGGAGCTGGCCGCCCCGTGGTGGAGCGGTGCGGTGATGACGCCGGCGATGTTCGGCTGTTCACTCGTGCTGGTGGCCTGTTTCTTCGCCTGGATTCCGGGCCGCACGATGTGGTGCACGGCGCTGGGCGCGGGCACCCTCTACGGCTATCTGCTGCACGGCTTCCTCGCCAAGGGGTCGCGCTTCTGGAACTGGTACGACGCTCCCTGGATGCACACGCCCTGGGGCGCGGTACTGCTGACGCTCGCCGCGGGCACCGTCATCACGGTGCTGTGCACACCCCCCGTACAGCGGGCCTTCCGGTTCGCCATGGAGCCCAAGATGACCTGGGCGTTCAAGAAGGACCCGGTGGGGATGGCCCGCGGCCGGAACTGA
- a CDS encoding RidA family protein has translation MSAQNGERGAAAGAGGDGLERINPPHLAPPTGFSHAVRAAPGTMVFLAGQTALDGSGRIVGDGIVEQFERALTNLLDVAAASGAGPSDLAKLTVFAVDVADYRRHARDLGAVWKRLVGGAYPAMAVIGATRLWDETALVEIEGIAVVR, from the coding sequence ATGAGTGCACAGAACGGTGAGCGCGGCGCGGCCGCGGGCGCGGGCGGCGACGGGCTGGAGCGCATCAATCCGCCGCATCTCGCGCCGCCGACCGGATTCAGCCATGCCGTGCGCGCCGCCCCGGGCACCATGGTCTTCCTCGCCGGACAGACCGCTCTCGACGGATCGGGCCGGATCGTCGGCGACGGCATCGTCGAGCAGTTCGAGCGGGCGCTGACGAACCTCCTGGACGTCGCGGCGGCCTCCGGCGCCGGCCCGTCCGACCTGGCCAAACTCACGGTCTTCGCCGTAGATGTCGCCGACTACCGCCGCCATGCCCGTGACCTCGGCGCCGTGTGGAAGCGCCTGGTCGGCGGCGCCTACCCGGCGATGGCCGTGATCGGCGCCACCCGCCTGTGGGACGAGACCGCCCTGGTCGAGATCGAAGGCATCGCCGTCGTCCGATAG
- a CDS encoding DeoR/GlpR family DNA-binding transcription regulator — protein MTDTEGAPDASAATDPSVTKLSPRDRRKRIADRVLAEGQVTIEELVGELGVSQMTVHRDLDTLEHQGWLRKVRGGATAAPNALFESNARWRGNEQVAAKEAICAAALAIAEPGQAVIIDDSSTALPLARALSGRGAYTVITNSLQVINELAEEPGIRVIALGGEYHAAFNAFLGMSTADSARGFRADVAFLSTSAVDNGHCYHQAQENVLVKQALMAAARRKVLLVDHSKFGCQALYELAPPADFDLVISDEELPQEERDALQSLGVRYELAAEGSRRE, from the coding sequence TTGACCGACACCGAAGGGGCCCCCGACGCCTCGGCCGCGACTGATCCGTCGGTCACCAAGCTGAGCCCCAGGGACCGCCGGAAGCGGATCGCCGACCGGGTGCTGGCCGAGGGCCAGGTGACCATCGAGGAGCTGGTCGGGGAGCTCGGCGTCAGCCAGATGACGGTGCACCGCGATCTGGACACCCTGGAGCACCAGGGCTGGCTGCGGAAGGTACGCGGCGGGGCCACGGCCGCGCCCAACGCCCTCTTCGAGTCCAACGCGCGCTGGCGCGGCAATGAGCAGGTGGCGGCGAAGGAGGCCATCTGCGCGGCCGCGCTGGCCATAGCCGAGCCCGGCCAGGCCGTGATCATCGATGACTCCAGTACGGCGCTGCCGCTGGCCCGCGCGCTCTCCGGGCGCGGCGCCTACACCGTCATCACCAACTCCCTTCAGGTCATCAACGAACTCGCCGAGGAGCCCGGCATCCGGGTGATCGCGCTGGGCGGCGAGTATCACGCGGCGTTCAACGCCTTCCTCGGCATGTCCACCGCCGACAGCGCCCGCGGCTTCCGCGCCGATGTCGCCTTTCTGTCCACCTCCGCGGTCGACAACGGCCACTGCTACCACCAGGCGCAGGAGAACGTGCTGGTCAAGCAGGCACTGATGGCCGCTGCCCGGCGCAAGGTGCTGCTCGTGGACCACTCCAAGTTCGGCTGCCAGGCGCTCTACGAACTCGCGCCGCCGGCCGACTTCGATCTCGTCATCTCCGATGAAGAGCTTCCCCAGGAGGAACGGGACGCGCTTCAATCCCTGGGTGTGCGATACGAGTTGGCGGCGGAGGGGAGCCGGCGGGAATGA
- a CDS encoding TetR/AcrR family transcriptional regulator: MSEIERSRAARAEARTRIEDTAARLFAERGFAGTTIGEIAAEAGLSKPMLYRHFDSKQELHLALLERHRDELAAAPVRELLHGEGDLATRMTAMYDAWFGYVQSHPYTWRMMFRDTTGDAQVAAFHRELQRRQRETDMALLREFVPGIPEAELEPLGEAIRSSLYGLALWWLERPERPRELLVAAMVRITRGLISTVEAPGGAHQGVEAATGQGTPGAPDGTN, encoded by the coding sequence ATGAGCGAGATCGAGCGGAGCCGCGCCGCGCGCGCCGAGGCCAGGACGCGCATCGAGGACACGGCCGCCCGGCTGTTCGCGGAGCGCGGCTTCGCGGGCACGACCATCGGGGAGATCGCCGCCGAAGCGGGCCTGAGCAAGCCGATGCTCTACCGCCACTTCGACTCCAAGCAGGAGCTGCACCTCGCCCTGCTGGAGCGGCACCGCGACGAGCTGGCCGCCGCCCCGGTCCGCGAACTCCTCCACGGCGAGGGCGACCTGGCCACGAGGATGACGGCGATGTACGACGCCTGGTTCGGGTATGTGCAGAGCCATCCGTACACCTGGCGCATGATGTTCCGGGACACCACGGGGGACGCTCAGGTGGCGGCCTTCCACCGTGAGCTCCAGCGCAGACAGCGGGAGACGGACATGGCGCTGCTGCGCGAGTTCGTCCCCGGCATCCCCGAGGCCGAGCTGGAGCCCCTCGGTGAGGCGATCCGCAGCTCGCTGTACGGGCTCGCCCTGTGGTGGCTGGAGCGGCCCGAGCGCCCGCGCGAGCTGCTGGTCGCGGCGATGGTGCGGATCACCCGTGGCCTGATTTCCACCGTCGAGGCCCCGGGCGGCGCGCATCAGGGCGTCGAGGCAGCCACCGGACAGGGCACCCCCGGCGCGCCGGACGGGACGAACTGA
- a CDS encoding alpha/beta hydrolase — protein MSVQPEMTDRTARRVHPELVPAFESLPQLPDPYADIEATRQEFHEMLATFPADRTGVCSERFGIPRADGGVLTVEVYRPEGAAGAVPEEGANGAAPGSGGDALPAVLHFHGGGFALGRSLPGQDRVALELCRELPAVVLTVEYRLAPEHRYPAGVEDCYLALEWAAGRAAELGIDPGRIAVAGKSAGGGLSAAVALMARDRGGPALAFQSLCVPDLDDRVGADETADAEGAGDARVLDGHGVQTSWQHYLPEGTATAEAYAAPARALELSGLPPAHVLVCDLDPMRDAGLAYARRLMDAGVPVTVRNVPGAWHGFELYAADTRVAKEMTAHWTGQLRAALYPVCPAVV, from the coding sequence ATGAGCGTCCAGCCCGAGATGACCGACCGGACCGCGAGACGAGTGCATCCCGAACTCGTCCCGGCATTCGAGTCGTTGCCGCAGCTCCCCGATCCGTACGCGGACATCGAGGCCACGCGCCAGGAGTTCCACGAAATGCTGGCCACCTTCCCGGCCGACCGTACGGGCGTGTGCAGCGAGCGGTTCGGCATCCCGCGGGCGGACGGCGGCGTGCTGACGGTCGAGGTCTACCGTCCGGAGGGGGCGGCGGGCGCCGTCCCGGAGGAGGGCGCGAACGGCGCCGCCCCCGGGAGCGGAGGTGACGCGCTGCCCGCCGTGCTGCACTTCCACGGTGGCGGGTTCGCCCTCGGCCGGTCGCTGCCGGGCCAGGACCGCGTGGCCCTCGAGCTCTGCCGTGAACTGCCCGCCGTCGTCCTCACCGTCGAATACCGCCTCGCCCCGGAGCACCGCTATCCGGCCGGCGTGGAGGACTGCTATCTCGCCCTGGAATGGGCGGCGGGGCGGGCTGCCGAGCTGGGCATCGACCCCGGGCGGATCGCTGTGGCGGGCAAGTCCGCGGGCGGCGGGCTCAGTGCCGCTGTCGCCCTGATGGCGCGCGACCGGGGCGGGCCTGCGCTCGCCTTTCAGTCGCTGTGCGTACCGGATCTGGATGACCGGGTCGGGGCGGACGAGACGGCGGACGCGGAAGGGGCCGGGGATGCGCGGGTGCTCGACGGGCACGGCGTCCAGACGTCGTGGCAGCACTACCTTCCGGAGGGGACGGCGACGGCGGAGGCGTATGCCGCGCCGGCCCGCGCCCTGGAGCTGTCGGGGCTGCCGCCGGCCCATGTCCTGGTCTGCGATCTCGATCCGATGCGCGACGCGGGGCTGGCGTACGCCCGGCGTCTGATGGATGCGGGCGTGCCGGTCACGGTCCGCAATGTGCCCGGTGCCTGGCACGGCTTCGAGCTGTACGCGGCGGACACCCGGGTGGCGAAGGAGATGACGGCGCACTGGACGGGGCAGTTGAGGGCGGCGTTGTATCCGGTGTGTCCGGCGGTGGTGTGA
- a CDS encoding bifunctional 3'-5' exonuclease/DNA polymerase, with protein MRWAVAETGDGGARLCPLAQDGRPAGPVLREPSLAEAVRSRPEVERWVWRSTPEIYRRLLAAGVRVERCYDVEAAEALLIGHEEGQSGQPRSLAAAWARRHGLPVPPDPPVRTAQTQPSLFDPGPVPLPPGTDELTALLEVYGGQVARTEKAEHPDRMRLLLAAESAGMLVATEMGRAGVPWRADVHRKLLDGLLGERYPGGGEPRRMAELADEVSRAFGAGARVRPDLPNDIIKAFARAGIPLTSTRKWELQQIDHPAVAPLLAYKTLYRLYTAHGWSWLQQWVHDGRFRPEYLPGGTVSGRWTANGGGALQIPKVIRQAVLADPGWRLVVADADQMEPRVLAAVSRDRGLMDVAGSGEDLYADLAARAFGGDRARAKLGLLGAIYGQTSGDALKHMADLRRRYPAAVAYVDEAARAGEEGRLVRTWLGRTCPPASVAPPDEAGLPQEEEPPAAYGSSSAAARARGRFTRNFVVQGSAADWALLMLAALRRSLSEGGLRAELVFFQHDEVIVHCPAQETATVAEAITEAASAAGRIAFGETPVRFPFTTAVVECYADAK; from the coding sequence ATGAGATGGGCGGTGGCGGAGACGGGCGACGGGGGTGCTCGTCTCTGCCCGCTCGCCCAGGACGGCCGGCCCGCCGGACCGGTGCTGCGGGAGCCCTCGCTCGCCGAGGCCGTGCGCTCGCGTCCCGAGGTCGAGCGGTGGGTGTGGCGGTCCACCCCGGAGATCTACCGGCGGCTGCTGGCGGCGGGGGTGCGGGTCGAGCGGTGCTACGACGTGGAGGCCGCGGAGGCGCTGCTGATCGGCCATGAGGAGGGCCAGTCCGGTCAGCCGCGTTCGCTGGCCGCCGCCTGGGCCCGCCGGCACGGCCTGCCCGTCCCTCCGGATCCGCCCGTGCGTACGGCACAGACCCAGCCGTCGCTGTTCGACCCGGGGCCGGTGCCGCTGCCGCCCGGCACTGACGAGCTGACGGCGCTGCTGGAGGTCTACGGCGGCCAGGTGGCGCGTACGGAGAAGGCGGAGCATCCGGACCGGATGCGGCTGCTGCTCGCCGCGGAATCCGCGGGCATGCTGGTCGCCACGGAAATGGGGCGGGCCGGGGTGCCCTGGCGGGCGGATGTGCACCGCAAGCTGCTCGACGGGCTGCTGGGCGAGCGCTATCCGGGCGGCGGGGAGCCACGCCGGATGGCGGAGCTGGCCGATGAGGTGTCCCGGGCCTTCGGGGCGGGCGCGCGGGTGCGCCCCGATCTGCCCAACGACATCATCAAGGCCTTCGCCCGCGCCGGGATTCCCCTCACCTCGACCCGCAAATGGGAATTGCAGCAGATCGATCACCCCGCCGTGGCGCCGCTGCTGGCGTACAAGACGCTCTACCGTCTGTACACCGCTCATGGGTGGTCATGGCTCCAGCAGTGGGTGCACGACGGCCGCTTCCGCCCCGAGTATCTGCCCGGCGGCACGGTCTCCGGCCGCTGGACCGCCAACGGCGGCGGCGCGCTCCAGATCCCCAAGGTGATCCGGCAGGCGGTGCTCGCCGACCCGGGGTGGCGCCTGGTGGTCGCCGACGCCGACCAGATGGAACCCCGGGTGCTGGCGGCGGTCTCCCGCGACCGGGGCCTGATGGACGTGGCCGGCAGCGGCGAGGATCTGTACGCGGATCTGGCGGCCCGCGCGTTCGGCGGCGACCGCGCCCGGGCCAAACTCGGTCTGCTGGGTGCCATTTACGGCCAGACGTCCGGCGACGCCCTCAAGCACATGGCCGATCTGCGCCGCCGCTATCCGGCCGCGGTGGCGTATGTGGACGAGGCGGCGCGCGCGGGCGAGGAGGGGCGGCTGGTGCGCACCTGGCTGGGCCGCACCTGCCCGCCCGCGTCCGTGGCACCGCCCGACGAGGCGGGCCTGCCCCAGGAGGAGGAGCCGCCCGCGGCGTACGGCAGCAGCTCGGCCGCCGCCCGCGCCCGCGGCCGCTTCACCCGCAACTTCGTCGTCCAGGGCAGCGCCGCCGACTGGGCGTTGCTGATGCTGGCCGCGCTGCGCCGCTCGCTGTCGGAGGGCGGGCTCCGCGCCGAGCTGGTCTTCTTCCAGCATGACGAGGTGATCGTGCACTGTCCCGCCCAGGAGACGGCGACGGTCGCCGAGGCGATCACGGAGGCGGCCTCGGCGGCAGGGCGGATCGCGTTCGGCGAGACGCCGGTCCGTTTCCCGTTCACCACGGCGGTGGTGGAGTGCTATGCGGACGCGAAGTGA
- a CDS encoding chaplin, with translation MKFVSKAAVLSAAAGIAVVGGAGVASAHGGAGAAGVAQNSPGVISGNLIQVPVDVPVNVCGNTVNIFALLNPAFGNTCLNT, from the coding sequence GTGAAGTTTGTCTCGAAGGCCGCTGTCCTGTCCGCTGCCGCGGGCATTGCCGTTGTGGGCGGGGCCGGTGTGGCCAGTGCCCATGGCGGCGCCGGCGCCGCGGGTGTCGCCCAGAACTCCCCCGGTGTCATCTCCGGCAACCTCATCCAGGTCCCGGTCGACGTGCCGGTCAATGTGTGCGGCAACACCGTCAACATTTTCGCTCTGCTGAACCCGGCGTTCGGCAACACCTGCCTCAACACCTGA
- a CDS encoding rodlin: MIKKVLATTAVAASIVGISAAVAPQAMAVGNDNGTSTVNGNGAASAFGNSTTRGKMSPQLELVQGSLNKLCLALPKVNLGAGLAVFQDINVLSSPQNQQCVENSSQAKGDEPLSHILDDIAVLSANGVGNR; this comes from the coding sequence GTGATCAAGAAGGTCCTGGCCACGACGGCTGTAGCCGCGTCCATCGTCGGCATTTCGGCGGCGGTCGCCCCCCAGGCGATGGCTGTTGGCAACGACAACGGCACCTCCACGGTCAACGGCAACGGCGCCGCTTCGGCGTTCGGCAACTCCACCACCAGGGGGAAGATGAGCCCGCAGCTGGAGCTCGTCCAGGGTTCGCTGAACAAGCTGTGCCTCGCCCTGCCCAAGGTGAACCTCGGCGCCGGGCTGGCGGTCTTCCAGGACATCAATGTCCTGTCGTCGCCGCAGAACCAGCAGTGCGTCGAGAACTCCAGCCAGGCGAAGGGCGACGAGCCGCTGTCGCACATCCTGGACGACATCGCGGTGCTCTCCGCGAACGGTGTCGGCAACCGCTGA
- a CDS encoding chaplin: MKYAKVAAVTAGTLMAVGSAAPAFADAGAAGGAKNSPGVLSGNAIQVPIHIPINICGNTVNFVALLNPAFGNNCLNH, encoded by the coding sequence GTGAAGTACGCAAAGGTCGCAGCAGTCACTGCCGGTACGCTCATGGCGGTGGGCTCGGCTGCGCCGGCGTTCGCCGACGCGGGTGCCGCCGGTGGCGCCAAGAACTCTCCCGGTGTGCTCTCCGGCAACGCCATCCAGGTGCCGATTCACATCCCGATCAACATCTGCGGCAACACCGTCAACTTCGTTGCGCTGCTGAACCCGGCGTTCGGCAACAACTGCCTGAACCACTGA